The sequence TAAACATGTCAATCTTTGCATTTCGAAGTATGACTGTGGCATTTGGCTTCATCAAGTCAACTGCAAAGAAGTCAAAAAGAAGTAAAGCCTCACCCTGAATCCCTTAAGCAAAAAATTATGTTAAGGAGGATCCAACAATTTTATAAACATTTGGGTACATCATAATCACAAGTAGGGTGCGGAAAGCATCCTCACAACGTTACTTGTCAAAGCTGTGACTAAAAATTCTCTTTTTTCCTCTTCCTCGGAGGAAAAATCTGATAAAACCACACTTGATCATgaagaaacaaaacaaaagatgCATAGAAAAAGCAAAAACTATAAGGAaacctatgttgctcgaactcttcaaaaatgtcgatggatgtgtgtcggatcctccaaaaatagtgtatttttgaaggacggcaacatttttggagagtccgagaaACTTAGAAGGAAACACCTTTTATCCACAACACTACATTAATATACTAAATATCATGTTAATTTGCCTCagacaaaatcaccaaaaaataaaCAGCAAATCCACGACTTAATTACATGGTGCACAATTCCAGTCACCACCTTAACGAGCTTCAGAATCAAACAGTATTTCATATTAATGTGCCTATCGGTTCGTGCTTATTTATCTCTTGGACTACTATATAAAATAGAGTCATGAATACCTAATCAAGTAGTGTGAACAACAGACTAACTAATACTTCAACCCAGACAAGGAACTGGAAGAAGAAATGTTTTTTGTGAATGGGACATAAGGGTCTGGTCGCAATAGGAGTCTTTTGAGAATTTCCATTTCCTTTTTAGGGAAACAAAAAAAGTAGTAGCCTAAGCCATAAATATTTTAGAGATAAGAACTGATCCCATCCTAAACCATGAATATCTTAGAGATAAATATTGATCCCATCTAGAAAACACCTAAGGgggtgagatttttttttttcaattttaaacttGTAAAAGAAGATAGTGGCTAAACTTAATCACATCTCGCCTTTGAAGCTGATCACCTACACATCATCTAAGTTCGGTGCTTATCTAACTTCTTCCACATTTCTCACTCCTCACATGTACGGTGAATACCAGCTTGTCAGAATCCCTCCGATTACTCTActctctcaaagatcaattctTTACTTCCATCCTTCAACCCTCTCTACTTCTTTCTGACCAGCACCACGATAAATCACCAATAAAGCAGCTGCAAAAATATACCGCAGCAAAATTAATCAAACCAGTAAAGGAACAAAATGTTTATTCCATAAGTGGTCTTGCATCctttacaacaacaatatactcatTGTAATCCCACAAGGGGATGTACGCAGACCTTCCCCCTACTTTGGGATGTAGAGCGTAAGCTAACTTTCATTAGCAAGTGAGTAGGTAGAAGCAGGGCTAAAGATTCTCCTATTGGAAACTagtcaaaaatgaaaattatcttCAGAcaagtctttttttcttttccttttcttttggtGGAAAAATGAATAGTAAAAATAAAACAGAGACAACATTTCTGAACTGAAATGTTTTCATACGAAACAGCTCAAAAGGTTCTGTTCTTCTTCGACTCATCTTAGAAATGCATACAGATAATGCTCCACTCTTTCAACAAAATATTAATGCAACTCCTATCTTTTTCATAAGGTGAAGTCCATCACCCGAACTCCCTACAAAGGCTCATCTAAGAaagccatacaaataatgctCCATTCCTTCAACAAAATGTTATTGCAATCTaagccatacaaataatgctCCATTCCTTCAACAAAATGTTATTGCAATCTTTTTCATACAGTTTAATCCATCCCCCGAACCACCTACACATAATTCCAACCACGATAATCACCCACTTTGCTCCCCTGATTACTCATAGTTAGAGGTAGGAAGCTTTTAACACTATGCTATTCCTCTCTTCCAATCAATAAACTATACAAACATATTCTCTTTTTGTTGAAAAACTCGCACATAAAAAATGCAGGTTCACACAAGTAAAATGACTTAAAACTGCAGAATCACTTAATAAAAACACGCTTTTAGATCCCCTTAGAACATACATTTATAGCTGCATCGTAATATTTTCAATCACAAATCATTCTACCTAATTGTCGATCATTACAACCATAATCTACAGATCaccaaaatgtcaaaaaaaaaaatcccgatttttggacccaaaattGCAGACAAAAGGcaacataaataaatcaataGAAAAGGAGGGAAAAAAACAAACCTTGGTCGTTACGAGCAGTGAGGAGGATGGATCCAGTTTCATCGCCAACAAGACATTCAGCGATGCGAGTGTTATTCTGAGGTCGTGCTGGAACACGCAAGGAAGATGGATTCCTAGGTTTCTTACTGAGCACAGTGTTGGCATTCACAATCTTAACAGTAAGATTGTGACCGCTTGTTCCCGGTTTCAACTGATCCACTTTCACGAAAACTGGCTTTCTCATCGCTGGTTTCACCGCCGGTGCCGCCGCCGTGTTTGTGTTTGCTCCACCGGAATTAGCCTGTTGTCTGTTGCCGGATCTGCTTGCCATTTTGGGGGATTGGgaaaattgttgagaaaaaaaattgttttgggGAGATGGGTAAAAGGAGAGAAGTGTGTGTAACCCTAACCCTAATCGTGATTTTAGGGAATTGAGGGAAAATGGAGAGTCCGATTTGGTTGAATGGTTTGCCGTATCTGGCGTTCAAGCCACAATAAAAGCGACGTCGTTTCGGTATGCCTAGAGGGCAACTGTTCTTTCTGTTTGGACGGTTTTTACCTATTACTCCCTCCTTCCAATTTTACTCcacccaaattttctaatttaattttttattttacttatcattttttattaatcaagataaaaaaaaaatcttcttttttaaTCCTTAGTATTCATTATTTTTCGTGTATAATATCAAATTAAGACgaataaaataagacaaaaaaaagtatttcataatatATCGTATTATATTACAACacatcatattatattatattattttaaaaagtcatCGGATcacttctgaatttgttcatacaATTACTTTAAACTCTTAACTTCacgaataattatttatctcttaataattttatgttgaattaattCAACACCTAAAACCGATGtgacataaaaaaaaagaaaaataaataaataaaatgcgTAAATCTTATTTTGCAAAAGAAAATGGGCCCAttctatatgttttcatctctctgtatatatataaagaaaataaaaaagacctCCCTCTTCCCTCCTTTCTCCACCCCATTCGAACCCCACTTTCTAATTCGAACAACCATATCATAATATATTTTAGCTTaagaagaaaattgaaaattaattttcaaaaaactaTTCAAATCACTACTCTTGTGTGTACAAAATACAAGATGTACAAAGCTC comes from Capsicum annuum cultivar UCD-10X-F1 chromosome 2, UCD10Xv1.1, whole genome shotgun sequence and encodes:
- the LOC107859346 gene encoding uncharacterized protein At4g28440; its protein translation is MASRSGNRQQANSGGANTNTAAAPAVKPAMRKPVFVKVDQLKPGTSGHNLTVKIVNANTVLSKKPRNPSSLRVPARPQNNTRIAECLVGDETGSILLTARNDQVDLMKPNATVILRNAKIDMFKGSMRLAVDKWGRIEVSEPATFAVNEENNLSLVEYELVNVEE